One window of Lacerta agilis isolate rLacAgi1 chromosome 14, rLacAgi1.pri, whole genome shotgun sequence genomic DNA carries:
- the LOC117058860 gene encoding olfactory receptor 6B1-like: MTTREERNQTIITEFILQGFGDFQDLQIVFFILFVTIYILTMTGNILIVGLVVTNHNLHTPMYFFLANLSCLETFYTSTILPKVLVSSLTADRAISIPGCITQFYFFTSLIVTECGLLAMMSYDRYVAICKPLHYGIHMTEKQCIIMAAGCWITGFLSMSVMTYLITRLTFCGPNEIEHFFCDFTPITRIACSETQTLELMSFIFSTIFTLPPFSLTVTSYTFIITTILRIPSTTGRQKAFSTCSSHLVVVTIYYGTLILVYVLPKTENMRKLNKVLSLFYTILTPLVNPLIYSLRNKEVKESLRKSIGKLHKTIGNQRH; the protein is encoded by the coding sequence ATGACAACCAGAGAAGAGAGGAATCAAACCATCATCACAGAATTTATTCTGCAGGGATTTGGGGATTTTCAAGACCTACAGATTGTCTTCTTCATCTTGTTTGTAACTATATACATCCTTACAATGACTGGAAACATCCTCATTGTTGGATTAGTTGTGACAAACCACAACCTCCACACTCCTATGTACTTTTTCCTGGCAAACCTGTCTTGCTTGGAGACCTTCTACACTTCAACCATCTTGCCCAAGGTCCTTGTCAGTTCCCTGACTGCAGACAGAGCTATTTCCATCCCTGGCTGCATCACACAATTCTATTTCTTTACTTCTCTGATAGTTACTGAATGCGGTCTCTTAGCTATGATGTCTTATGACAGGTATGTAGCAATATGTAAACCTCTGCATTATGGAATCCATATGACTGAGAAGCAATGCATTATCATGGCTGCTGGCTGTTGGATTACTGGGTTTTTATCAATGTCAGTAATGACGTATCTGATCACAAGGTTGACATTTTGTGGTCCCAATGAAATAGAACATTTCTTCTGTGACTTTACCCCCATAACACGTATTGCTTGCAGTGAAACTCAAACATTAGAACTGATGAGCTTCATATTCTCAACCATTTTCACCCTGCCACCCTTCTCATTGACTGTGACCTCATACACatttatcatcaccaccatcctGAGAATCCCATCTACCACTGGAAGGCAAAAAGCCTTCTCCACTTGCTCATCTCACCTTGTTGTAGTTACAATTTATTATGGGACCCTAATCTTAGTTTATGTGTTGCCCAAGACGGAAAATATGAGAAAGCTAAACAAAGTCTTATCTCTTTTTTACACCATCCTAACACCTCTGGTCAATCCCCTGATATACAGTCTCAGGAACAAGGAAGTAAAAGAGTCTCTTAGGAAATCTATTGGAAAGCTGCATAAGACCATAGGGAATCAAAGACACTAA
- the LOC117059298 gene encoding olfactory receptor 6F1-like, giving the protein MEKREEGNKTIITELILRGFGDFQDLRIVIFILFLAIYILTMTGNILIVGLVVTNHNLHTPMYFFLANLSCLETFYSSTILPKVLVSSLIADRAISIPGCIAQFYFFTALVVTECGLLAMMSYDRYVAICKPLHYGTHMTAKRCLAMAAGCWITGFSAMLVMMYLMTRLTFCGPNEIEHFFCDFTPVAKIACSESQKFELMGFIFSTIFTVPTFLLTLTSYTFIVTTILRIPSATGRKKAFSTCSSHLFVVTIYYGTLIIVYVLPNNENMRKLNKVFSVFYTILTPLVNPLIYSLRNREVKECLRKSVGKLTNGIWSKEIQGTVFSLGWNPKSP; this is encoded by the coding sequence ATGGAAAAAAGAGAAGAGGGAAATAAAACCATCATCACAGAATTAATTCTGCGGGGATTTGGGGATTTTCAAGATCTACGGATTGTCATCTTCATCTTGTTTCTAGCCATCTACATACTTACAATGACAGGGAACATCCTCATTGTTGGATTAGTTGTGACAAACCACAACCTCCACACTCCCATGTACTTTTTCCTGGCAAACCTGTCTTGTTTGGAGACCTTCTACAGTTCAACCATCTTGCCCAAGGTCCTTGTCAGTTCCCTGATTGCAGACAGAGCCATTTCCATCCCTGGCTGCATTGCACAATTCTATTTCTTTACTGCTCTGGTAGTCACTGAATGTGGTCTCCTAGCTATGATGTCTTATGACAGATATGTAGCAATATGTAAACCACTGCATTATGGAACTCATATGACGGCTAAGCGATGCCTTGCCATGGCAGCTGGGTGTTGGATTACAGGTTTTTCGGCAATGTTAGTAATGATGTATCTGATGACACGGTTGACTTTTTGTGGTCCCAATGAAATAGAACATTTCTTCTGTGACTTTACCCCTGTGGCAAAAATCGCTTGCAGTGAATCTCAGAAATTTGAACTAATGGGTTTCATATTCTCAACCATTTTCACCGTGCCTACATTTTTATTGACTCTGACTTCATACACATTTATCGTAACCACTATCCTGAGAATCCCgtctgctactggaaggaaaaaggcCTTCTCTACATGCTCATCTCATCTTTTTGTGGTGACAATTTATTATGGCACCTTAATCATAGTCTATGTGCTGCCCAATAATGAAAATATGAGAAAGCTAAACAAAGTCTTCTCAGTTTTTTACACCATTCTAACTCCTCTGGTCAATCCACTGATATACAGTCTGAGGAATAGGGAAGTGAAAGAGTGCCTTAGGAAATCTGTTGGTAAACTGACTAATGGCATATGGTCAAAGGAAATTCAAGGAACTGTTTTTAGTTTGGGATGGAATCCTAAATCACCCTAG
- the LOC117058467 gene encoding olfactory receptor 5V1-like has protein sequence MINETALTEFLILGFSGLQELQLLLFSFFLITYICTLVGNISIITIACLDPQLHTPMYFFLGNLSFLDICYTSTNVPQMLVHLLSERKSIPYASCVTQLYFFASFVGTECILLAAMAYDRFVAICHPLHYTATMKKGFCLQLSGACWASGFLNSAVHTYFTFKLPFCGVNQLNYFFCDIPPLLKISCGDTSLNEIILLVIGVFIGWTPFVCIVLSYVYIISTILKIRSSEGRLKAFSTCASHLTIVLLYYGSSIFTYVRPISTYSLDKDRIISVIYSIVTPMLNPLIYTLRNKDIKGALKKIFMGKLYLK, from the coding sequence ATGATCAATGAAACAGCACTGACTGAATTTCTCATCTTGGGCTTCTCTGGTCTTCAGGAGCTGCAGCTGTTGCTGTTCTCATTCTTTCTTATCACATACATCTGCACACTGGTGGGGAACATCTCCATCATTACCATTGCCTGCCTGGACCCCCAGCTTCACacacccatgtacttctttctAGGGAACCTCTCTTTTCTGGATATCTGCTATACCAGCACCAATGTCCCTCAGATGCTGGTCCACCTTCTCTCAGAGAGAAAGAGCATCCCATATGCCAGCTGTGTGACTCAGCTTTATTTCTTTGCCTCATTTGTGGGAACGGAGTGCATCCTGTTGGCTGCCATGGCCTATGACCGCTTTGTAGCTATATGCCATCCTTTGCACTATACAGCCACCATGAAGAAAGGGTTTTGTCTCCAGTTGTCCGGAGCCTGTTGGGCAAGTGGTTTTCTCAACTCAGCTGTGCACACCTACTTTACCTTCAAGCTACCTTTCTGTGGGGTAAATCAGCTCAATTATTTCTTTTGTGATATCCCTCCCCTTCTGAAGATTTCTTGTGGAGACACTTCCCTCAATGAGATCATTCTTCTTGTCATTGGGGTCTTCATAGGATGGACCCCATTTGTCTGCATTGTCCTCTCTTATGTCTACATCATCTCCACTATCTTGAAAATACGCTCCAGTGAAGGAAGGCTCAAAGCCTTCTCTACCTGTGCCTCACACCTGACCATTGTCCTCTTGTATTATGGGAGTTCCATCTTCACCTATGTCCGTCCAATTTCTACCTACTCTTTAGACAAAGATAGAATCATTTCTGTCATTTACAGCATTGTCACACCCATGCTGAACCCTTTGATTTATACcttgagaaacaaagatattAAGGGTGCACTGAAAAAGATATTTATGGGTAAACTGTATTTGAAAtga